In Corylus avellana chromosome ca2, CavTom2PMs-1.0, the following proteins share a genomic window:
- the LOC132169737 gene encoding cysteine-rich repeat secretory protein 1-like, which translates to MEKDDVVSAMLFLIIPLLMRRVLASGDPVYTFCDPESRNYTLSSPFENNLKLLLQSLPSNTSVTGFYNNSTGEDPKVYAQALCRGDVNSTVCLDCIKNASQEILKQCKTEDPMIWFELCQVRYSLQNFFSLMIYTGKYPEQIYLEKNLSNPFRFDEVLKYLMINISKEAASDPLKGFCLVPALGDLHACCDSRQGGIIVSRNCNVSGLGEPKSSYGKAPKLKIWMVVVIACIPISVIAVLVGSCAVYHGRNKRTQTDPNPKTGNISKGFGEVAPERGWLAEGRKADADGEEA; encoded by the exons ATGGAAAAAGATGATGTTGTTTCAGCTATGCTTTTCTTAATTATACCACTTTTAATGCGCCGTGTCCTTGCCAGCGGAGATCCTGTCTATACCTTTTGTGACCCAGAGTCCAGAAATTACACACTCAGCAGCCCATTTGAAAACAATCTCAAGCTCCTTCTTCAGTCATTGCCATCCAATACTTCGGTAACTGGTTTCTACAACAACTCTACCGGGGAGGACCCAAAAGTCTATGCTCAAGCACTTTGTAGAGGGGATGTCAACTCCACAGTTTGCCTGGATTGCATAAAGAATGCAAGCCAGGAAATCCTGAAGCAGTGCAAAACTGAAGATCCAATGATTTGGTTTGAACTCTGCCAAGTTCGCTACTCCTTGCAGAATTTCTTTTCCTTGATGATTTATACTGGAAAGTATCCAGAGCAGATTTATCTGGAGAAAAATCTATCAAATCCATTTCGTTTTGATGAAGTATTAAAGTACTTAATGATTAACATCTCAAAGGAGGCTGCGTCTGATCCTTTGAAGGGCTT TTGTCTGGTGCCGGCCTTGGGAGATCTTCATGCATGCTGCGATTCACGCCAAGGTGGAATTATTGTTAGTCGGAATTGTAATGTGAG TGGTCTTGGTGAACCGAAATCTTCTTATGGAAAAGCACCTAAATTGAAGATTTGGATGGTTGTGGTGATTGCTTGTATCCCAATATCGGTTATAGCAGTTCTTGTTGGGTCTTGTGCTGTTTATCATGGGAGGAACAAGAGAACACAAACAG ATCCAAACCCAAAAACCGGAAACATCAGCAAGGGATTTGGGGAAGTCGCACCGGAGCGAGGTTGGCTGGCGGAGGGGCGGAAGGCCGATGCAGACGGAGAAGAAGCGTGA
- the LOC132169738 gene encoding uncharacterized protein LOC132169738 has protein sequence MEWWKLSGTFTFKVLGENFFLIDFSDLGDKERVLAGRLWVFETNLFILEDFDGITPPSQFNFDKAAFWVRMINLPLACMNVEIGSKIGATVGKVEAVDVDAEGIGWGKFLRVKICLDLKKPLPRGRKINIEGRATLITFQYECLPKFCFQCGVICHGKLGCSKRSGLHKKNGTEYGPWLRAASPTRKQEKIHSRDYQEKKHGPVPSEAYHTRGEGQQNRREKRSQCHDDLREKGGRTAAGDGETLKAWKPRSHTAKYGMFLNDEIMGRSATDDYGKKQKVTEFSNGESGGSSDTGFHGERDCRNASMENLRGSFNAGRRDFTNTAVNGLKVSSRRQNGDHMGRVENSMSPSGYMGPLISEVERTMQEKGLGVKADATLMMASPEKLLGPCKKRSRGELETHLDSSYQTEGSRNDQDAGENMGSVPKSGKLSINAGKKTGSGMAVAVVQPCRPQ, from the coding sequence ATGGAGTGGTGGAAACTTTCGGGTACTTTTACTTTCAAAGTCCTTGgtgaaaatttctttttgataGACTTCTCAGACTTGGGAGATAAAGAGAGAGTTCTGGCTGGACGGCTGTGGGTGTTCGAAACTAATCTCTTCATCCTTGAGGACTTTGATGGTATCACCCCGCCATCTCAGTTCAATTTTGACAAGGCGGCGTTCTGGGTGAGGATGATCAATCTACCTCTGGCCTGCATGAACGTGGAGATTGGAAGTAAGATTGGGGCCACAGTGGGGAAGGTGGAAGCGGTGGATGTGGATGCAGAAGGGATTGGATGGGGAAAATTTCTCAGAGTCAAGATCTGCTTGGACCTAAAAAAGCCGCTCCCCAGGGGtaggaaaataaatattgaagGAAGAGCAACCTTGATCACATTCCAATATGAGTGCCTGCCCAAATTCTGTTTCCAATGCGGAGTGATTTGCCATGGAAAGCTTGGGTGTTCAAAGAGAAGTGGGCTCCATAAGAAGAATGGGACTGAGTATGGTCCATGGCTCAGGGCGGCATCTCCTACTCGCAAGCAGGAGAAGATCCATTCCAGGGATTACCAAGAGAAGAAACATGGACCAGTACCAAGCGAAGCCTATCATACACGAGGTGAAGGTCAGCAGAATCGAAGGGAGAAAAGAAGCCAATGCCACGACGACCTGAGGGAGAAGGGTGGTAGAACCGCTGCCGGTGACGGCGAAACACTGAAAGCGTGGAAACCGCGATCACATACGGCCAAATATGGAATGTTTTTGAATGATGAAATTATGGGAAGATCTGCTACCGATGATTATGGGAAGAAACAAAAAGTAACAGAATTTTCAAATGGAGAATCTGGTGGATCATCAGATACGGGATTTCATGGGGAGCGAGATTGCAGGAACGCTAGCATGGAAAATTTACGTGGCAGTTTTAATGCGGGGAGGCGTGATTTTACGAATACAGCTGTGAATGGTCTGAAGGTTAGTTCGAGGCGACAAAATGGGGATCATATGGGCCGCGTAGAAAATTCCATGAGCCCAAGTGGATATATGGGGCCTCTAATTTCAGAGGTGGAGCGTACCATGCAGGAGAAAGGCCTAGGAGTTAAAGCTGACGCAACTCTAATGATGGCTAGTCCTGAGAAGCTGTTGGGCCCATGCAAGAAAAGAAGTCGTGGAGAGCTGGAGACACACCTTGATTCCTCTTATCAAACAGAGGGGTCAAGGAATGACCAAGATGCAGGAGAAAATATGGGTTCTGTACCAAAAAGTGGGAAGCTGAGTATCAATGCAGGGAAGAAAACTGGATCGGGAATGGCGGTGGCTGTGGTGCAGCCCTGCCGACCGCAATGA
- the LOC132169739 gene encoding cysteine-rich repeat secretory protein 58-like, giving the protein MEKDDVVSAMLFLIIPLLMRRVLASGDPVYTFCDPESRNYTLSSPFENNLKLLLQSLPSNTSVTGFYNNSTGEDPKVYAQALCRGDVNSTVCLDCIKNASQEILKQCKTEDAMICCLVPALGDLHACCDSRQGGIIVSRNCNVRFQLYQFYNASNVFLTYPNSEDPNPKTGNISKGFGEVAPERGWLAERWKADANGEEA; this is encoded by the exons ATGGAAAAAGATGATGTTGTTTCAGCTATGCTTTTCTTAATTATACCACTTTTAATGCGCCGTGTCCTTGCCAGCGGAGATCCTGTCTATACCTTTTGTGACCCAGAGTCCAGAAATTACACACTCAGCAGCCCATTTGAAAACAATCTCAAGCTCCTTCTTCAGTCATTGCCATCCAATACTTCGGTAACAGGTTTCTACAACAACTCTACCGGGGAGGACCCAAAAGTCTATGCTCAAGCACTTTGTAGAGGGGATGTCAACTCCACAGTTTGCCTGGATTGCATAAAGAATGCAAGCCAGGAAATCTTGAAGCAGTGCAAAACTGAAGATGCAATGATTTG TTGTCTGGTGCCGGCCTTGGGAGATCTTCATGCATGCTGCGATTCACGCCAAGGTGGAATTATTGTTAGTCGGAATTGTAATGTGAGGTTTCAGCTCTACCAATTCTACAACGCCTCAAATGTGTTCTTAACCTACCCAAATTCCGAAG ATCCAAACCCAAAAACCGGAAACATCAGCAAGGGATTTGGGGAAGTCGCACCGGAGCGAGGTTGGCTGGCGGAGAGGTGGAAGGCCGATGCAAACGGAGAAGAAGCGTGA
- the LOC132171223 gene encoding peroxisome biogenesis protein 7, with the protein MPVFKTPFNGYSVKFSPFYESRLAVATAQNFGILGNGRIHVLDLPSSTSPQISELASFDTADGVYDLAWSESHDSLLVAAIADGSIKIYDLSLPPTSNPIRSFLEHSREAHSADYNPVRRDSFLSASWDDSVKLWTLDRPTSVRTFKEHAYCVYSAVWNPRHADVFASASGDCTLRVWDVREPGSTMIIPAHDFEILSCDWNKYDDCCIATASVDKTIKVWDVRSYRVPISVLSGHGYAVRKVRFSPHRQGLMVSCSYDMTVCLWDYMLEDALVGRYDHHTEFAVGVDMSVLVEGLLASTGWDEFVYVWQNGTDPRAF; encoded by the coding sequence ATGCCTGTCTTCAAAACCCCATTCAACGGCTACTCTGTGAAGTTCAGCCCCTTCTACGAGTCCCGCCTGGCTGTGGCCACCGCCCAGAACTTCGGCATCCTGGGCAACGGCCGCATCCACGTCCTCGACCTTCCCTCCTCCACCTCCCCCCAAATCTCCGAGCTCGCCTCATTCGACACCGCCGACGGCGTCTACGACCTTGCCTGGTCCGAGTCCCACGACTCCCTCCTAGTGGCTGCCATCGCCGACGGCTCGATCAAAATCTACGACCTCTCCCTCCCCCCCACCTCCAACCCCATCCGCTCCTTCCTCGAGCATTCCCGCGAGGCCCACTCCGCCGACTACAATCCCGTCCGCCGCGATTCCTTCCTCTCCGCCTCCTGGGATGACTCCGTCAAGCTCTGGACCCTCGACCGCCCCACCTCCGTTCGCACCTTCAAGGAGCACGCCTACTGCGTCTACTCCGCCGTATGGAACCCCCGCCACGCCGACGTCTTCGCCTCCGCCTCCGGCGATTGCACTCTCCGGGTCTGGGACGTGCGCGAGCCCGGCTCCACTATGATCATCCCCGCCCACGACTTCGAGATCCTCTCCTGCGATTGGAACAAGTACGACGACTGCTGCATCGCGACTGCCTCCGTGGACAAGACCATCAAGGTCTGGGACGTCAGGAGCTACAGGGTCCCCATCTCGGTGCTCAGCGGCCACGGCTACGCGGTCAGGAAGGTCAGGTTCTCGCCGCACCGACAGGGCCTCATGGTGTCCTGCTCCTACGACATGACCGTGTGCCTGTGGGACTATATGCTTGAGGACGCGCTCGTGGGTCGGTACGATCACCACACGGAGTTCGCGGTCGGGGTCGATATGAGCGTGCTTGTGGAGGGGTTGCTCGCGAGCACCGGCTGGGACGAGTTCGTCTATGTTTGGCAGAACGGAACCGACCCCAGAGCGTTCTAA